The Phragmitibacter flavus nucleotide sequence GCCAGCGAGTTTGCGGGCGGTTTCGATGACTTTCGGCATGCGGGTCATGCCGCCAACGAGAACGAGTTCGTCAATTTTGCTGGCGTCGAGTTTGGCGGCGGCGAGGCAGTCGCGGACGGGTTTTTCGGTGCGGACAAAAAGGCTGTCGGTGAGCTGCTCGAGCTTGGCGCGGGTGAGCGTCTTCATGATGTGCTTCGGCCCGGTGGCGTCGGCAGTGATGAAGGGAAGATTGAGGTCGTAGCTCTGGCTGGAGCTGAGGGCGATTTTGGCTTTCTCAGCTTCTTCCTTGATGCGCTGAAGGGCGTCGGGCTGGCTGCTGAGGTCGATGGCGGTATCGGCTTTGAACTCGGCGATGACCCATTGGATCAAGGCGTTGTCCCAGTCGTCACCACCGAGGTGGGTGTCGCCATCGGAAGCGAGCACTTCAAAGACACCGTCTCCGATTTCGAGAACGGAGATGTCGAACGTGCCACCGCCAAGGTCATACACGGCGATTTTTTCGTCGCTCTTCTTGTCCAGGCCATAGGCGAGGGAGGCGGCGGTGGGTTCGTTGATGATGCGGCGGACAGTGAGTCCGGCGATTTCGCCAGCGGCCTTGGTGGCGTTGCGCTGGGAGTCATTGAAATAGGCGGGGACCGTGATGACGGCTTCAGTGATGGGTTCGCCCAGGCGTGCTTCGGCATCGGCCTTGAGTTTGGCGAGGATCATCGCGGAAACTTCCTGCGGGGAGTAAGTTTTGTTTTCGCCACCGACTTCGACCTGGACGTGGGCGTCACCATTGGGAGCTTCGACGACTTTGTAGGGAAGCTGTTTGTCGGCGGCGGTGAGTTCGGAGAATTTGCGTCCCATCAAACGCTTCACGGAGAAGACGGTGTTGCGGGAGTTGGTGACGGCCTGGCGTTTGGCAGCCTGGCCGACGAGGCGTTCGCCGCTCTTGGTGAATGCGACCACGCTTGGCGTGGTGCGGGCGCCTTCGGAGTTTTCGAGCACTTGGGGTTCGCTGCCATCCAGGATGGCCATGCAGGAGTTGGTGGTGCCGAGGTCGATTCCTAAAATTTTGCTCATGGTTGGTTTGGGTGTTCCTTGCGTGCGATTGAAAGTGATGGAGCTGGTTAACCAGACATCGTGTGTGGTCGTTCATTAGGGCATGAGGCGTGCCATGGGGGATTGGTGAGTTGCAAGTCGTTGATGGTGAGGGGAGATTTGGTTGATGGAAGATAGATGATCGTCGATTGAGGGCCTTTCTTTAGCGTCAATCTGGCGCAATGAGACAGTCAGTCGTGTCGCATTGACACGGGTGGGGCAATGGGCGTGCGCGTTTTCAAAAAGGGATGCGCCCTCTGTTAATAGAGGGTCTGAGGTGATGGATTAGATGGCATCCTGACGGGACGCCTCATCGCAGCCCGGAACATGGTGCCGATTTTTGGACACGGCTGATTTGGCTTCCTTGGGGGCGCTTCTTGCGTGGTGGGATAAACTTTCGCCGGGTGCATGAGTCTTCCCTGCAGGAAGATTTGCCGATTCAACCGTTAACCCGGCACCTCGTGCCGGGCTGCTATGAGATGTTCCTGCAGGACATGGACATCCATTTGGGGCTTGGACTGAAATGTAAGGCTCGGGACGAGCCTTCAACTTTGACGCAGGCACAAAAAAGAGGGAGCGGTTGCCCGCTCCCTCTTAAAGGAATGTTGATCAGGAGATCAACTCAGAAATCAGAATGGGAACTTAACACCAAGGCGAACGATGGTGTAGTCTTCGTCTGCGCTGTCTTCAGCGAAGTGGTAAGCGCCGTCACCGAAGATGCCAAGGTTGGCGGATTCGATGCGATACTCAAGACCACCACCAACGAAGTAGTTGCCACGGTTGTCGCTGTTCACGCTGTAGCCACCGCCTGCAAGGACGTAAGGAGCCAAGCAAATGGATTTGATTGGGTAGCGAAGAACAAGGGCACCGTTGAATTCGTGGTGTTCCTGCTCGGTAGCGAAAACACTGTAGCTGCCTTGAACACCGACGTATTCGGTGAAGAAGTATTCGGCAAGGAAACCAGCGCCAAGCTCGTTGTCGCTGTCGCCATCAGGAAGAATGGCAGCGCCATACAAACCGAAAGCGAATCCTGGAGCGAAGCTTTCGCAGCCAAGTGGTGGTGGTGGTGGCAAAGGAGCGACTTCTTTGCTGGATTTGCCATAGCTCACTGGGCCAGCGATAGCGGCCGAAGCGAAAGCCATCGCGAACAGAGTAATTGCGAATTTTTTCATTTGGTTGGTTCTGTGTAGTTTAGGAGTGTTGAACGAGGCAAAATTAGCCTCAAGCAAATTTCCCGCAAGCCAAAAAACCTTAAATACCACAAAAACTGAAGTAATTGTGATATTTGGGAGATGTTTTAAACTTGCACCAGCGGGTTCTTCAAAAAAGCACGAGGTGCTGAATTGTCGAATGGCTGGTCGGAGATTCGAGGGAGATTCGCATCGAATTCGCGGTGTGCGTGTGTTTATTTGATTAAAATCTGAACATTCAGCAAATCCGTTTGTCCGCAGAGGAGGTGCCTGAAAAGAGAAAGGCCTGACCCCCGGAGGGATCAGGCCGCGATGGGCAGGTCAATATAGGAACGAAATTGGATTCCGATTGGTTGAATGAATCGACTTAATCATTGAGCACCAGGCGCATTTCGCCGTTGCGCATGTTAAGCGATTTAACACCGGCGGCGAAGGCGCGAAGACCGGCAATCTCGCCGTTGGATTCGCCATCGAGAAGATTGAGACCCTTGATGTTGCCAAGCCAGGCATTGGGAAGGGAGATGCCGCTGACGCTGACGTCAGCCAGACTGAGGGCAAAACGTTTGTCCTCGTTCAACTGGGTGTTGAAAGCGACTTTGAGGCGTAAGGTGCGTCCACCGAAAAGGGGGACCGATTCATCAACAGGAGCGAGAATGGTGGCACCGAGGCCGCTTTTGTTGATGTTGACTTTAACGGTTTCGCCGAAGCCCTGTTGCTCAAGGTAGCCGTTGATCTCGCGTTCGTTGAGAATGATGGTTTTGGCGGGATCGCTGGGCTCAGGCTCGTTTTCGAGTGCGGCAATTTTTTCCGCCACTTCCTTTTGTTCGGCCAGCGAGAGCTGCACCGGCTTGAAGGACGGGGTGTTGAGATTGTATTGATACCACCAGGCTGCGGACGCGGCACCGACTCCGGTGACGCCGAAGAAAACGCAGGAGACGATGAGCAGTTTTTGCTTCCAGCCGGAGCGGGCTTGCACTGAAGGTGCGGCAGACTGGGAATCGAGGGGTGGGGGAGTGTTGGTGTTCATGACGAGTGAATGTCGATTAACGCTGCACTCTGACAGGGACGACCCCAGATTGTTGAAAAAATCTGCGGATTATTTTTCGTCCATGGCATGCATGGAACAGGATTGAGCAATTACCACTCCACCGGGCCTAGGAAATGAAAGACATTTTTGGCATAATTGGTCTCTGCCAGCAGCAGCCAAAGACTGGCGGCCCCGGTGACGAGGGTGCAGAGGATGATCCATGGATTGCGCAGCAGCTGCTCGGGCTCCAGACGGGCGGCATCGTCCTTCATGGCGTGATGGAAATAGGCGATGACGGCGAGCACGATCAGAGGGAATACCAGCACGAGATTGTTCAGCCTCGGATAGACGGCCATGGCGATGCCGGTGCAGAAGCAAAACAGGTTGGCATAGGTGATCATCGCCAGGATGAGCGATTTCTCGGTGTAGGTCTTGAAGGAACGACGGTAACGACCGCTGAGTTCCTGGTCGCCAATAAAACGGAATTCGGCGTAGCGTTTGCCGGTCATGAGCAGGGCACCGAACGACCACCAGGCGAGGACGATGCTGAGTGGCGGAACGTGATTGGTGTCCACCAATGCATAATAGCCGAGCCAAAGACGGATGGGATTGTTGAACGATTCCGCGATGACGTCCATGAAGGCGCGATCTTTCAGGCGCAGCGGTTTCACGTTGTAGACCACGCCGCTGATGAGCAGCAGCAGCAGGGCGAACTGGTAGCCGAGGTTCATATTCCACCACCAGCAGAGCAGGAAGGCGACGATGATGAGCGCGGCCTTGATCCACCACAGGTAAACGACCTTGACCTTGCCGGCGGGAATGCCGCGCAGGCGTTTGGTGGGATGCATCGCATCGAACGGGGCATCAAGGATTTCGTTGAGGATGTAGTTGGCGGAAGCGATCAGACAGGCCGGGATCAGCGAGAGGAAGGCCTTGGTGATCAAAGAAGCATCGCGCGCGAAATCCAAAACCAACACCCAGGCGACCACATGGCCGAAGACGATGAACACGTTTTTTAGCCAGTGATCGGGGCGACAGATTTTAAGATATTCAACCATGGTAGTGCAAAGCGCGATCTCCCATAAAAAGGAAAGTCCACAGGGTCAAGAAGAGTTGAAATGGCGTGGGGGCAAAAAATGGCGGGGTCAGGGATTATTTCAGGGAACTGAATGCCCGCTCTTTCATTTGAAAATGGTGTCCACTCCCATGGCGCTGTCGCGGGCAAAGGCGGGAATCCATTGAGGGCGACGGCGGGCGATGACACGGTAGATCAACGACAGACCGTGCAGGGTGAACAGTCGGTCGACCAGCCGGTAGCCGCCCTTGCGTCGCATCAACACCGCCACCGCCCAGGCGAGCTGTCGATAACGCAGCCAGAAGGGTTTGAAGTTCATCTTGATGCGGTAGCGATGGCGGTCTCCCGATTTGGGATATTTGACCTTGTAGGCTTTTTTGGCGGCGCGCAGGCGGGTTTCGACGTCTTCGGTAAACGGGGTCAGGCAATATTCGCGGGCGAGGGCGAGGATGCCAAAGGTGTCGGCCATGAACTCGATGTCATGCACCGGCATGCCCGCTTCAGCCGCGAGGGATTTCATCTGTTCAAGGCTGTCGAGGGCACGTTGGGCGGCGCGTAGGGAGGAAGGTTTGTCCTCCACAAAGTGACCGAGCATTTTTTTAACGCTGTGACTGATGAAGATGTTGTTCCAATAGACCTGCAGCATGGGCGGGACGCGCACACGTCGGAAGAAAAAATTCTGCTGCGCGAACTCTTTCACATAGAGAAGTTCATTGATGACCTCATCGGAGAGTCGCAGCAGTTCCAGCAGGGCGCGCCAGTTATCGCAGCCTCGTTGGAGGGCAAACTCCCGCACAGCATCCTCGACCAGTTGACCTTCTTTAAACAGACGGATGGTGACGTGGGTGTTCAGATCGGTCCAGACGGCGCTATCCTCCAAAAATGCCCGGCGTCGAAACGGCACCCAACCACCGGTCTGGCACCACACATTGATGCCCACCATGTTCTTCGCCTGCAGCAGTTCGCGCGCATAGCGTTCATATTCCCAGCCAACAAAGCTGGGGTATTCGCCGCAGCCTTCGTATTCGCGCCGGGTTTGCAGCTCCACGATCTTGGCGACGGGATGATGGAAGAAGTTTTCGTTCAGTGGCAGGAAGCGGAAGAAATCGCTGTCGCCGTATTTCATCGACACGATGAGCGAGGGATGATTTTCCACGCCACGCAACACCTGGGCAAAGGTGCCGCGATGCCAGATCAAGTCGCCGATTTGATAAGCACCGACCGTCCAAGTGCGAAACACCAGCTTGCGTTGATGTTTGCCAAACACCGGCAGAAGCGCGCGCAGGAATCGGTTGGCTTCGGACGAATTGCGCAGGTGCAACTCGCTGAGGAAATGATCCTTCACGTCGCGACCGTCCGCTTCGCCAATGCGGATGATGACTCCAGCCAACTCCGGGAAATCGGTGAAAAACCGATCCAGCAGTTCCGCCAAAAAGGATTCCACGGAGCGCCGGGTATCGCGCAAATGCTCGCGCACGGCCGGCGTTGCGTTGAACACATCCATGGTGATGAACACCTGCAATCCGTGACGCTTTGCCACCTCGAAACATTTTTTGAATTCCGTGCGCCATTGAACGATCAATGCCCGCGTTTCCAGTTCGTAATGCACGTCATCGGCCAGGTGTGTCACATCATCCAGCGACACGGCGTTGAAACCGAGTTTGGCAACCTTGTCGCAAAACACATCCAGCTCGCGGCGAATTTCTGTCCACTGAGCTTCGCGCTCGGGACCTTCCATGCAAAGGTTTTCCCAAGGCAGTTTAGACCAGTTGATGGTGCGTTTGTCATAGCCCCGGAAGAAGGGGCCAATCGCATCAATCAAATAGAGTTGCTCGGTGTTCGGCATGAGATGAGGAAGAATAAAAACGTCCACCCTTTGCGGTGGATCGCAGCCTGCAAGCGATTGCGCGTGACAGATTGGTTGCAGGCTTGCTGATGTAGTATTAGAAAACCCAGATGAGACGGCAACCATCAGTTATTCTATCCTGGACCGTCGTATTTCTGTTTTCATGCTGCGAATCAAAAACCGTTTACTTAAATCTCTCAAATGTTGAGATCAGGCAAAGGGTGAAAAACGGCATGACTCCGGCAGAGGTGCTTGCAGTCATCGGTCCTCCGCATTCGAAGACCAATAACAACCTATGGCATTATCGCAACGCATTCTCCTCGCGTCCTCTGGCTGACACCTATGTTCCCGCCGGGTTCGGCGTTGGATTTTCCGATGGTGGACAAGTTGATGTGGTGATGACTGGTCCGTATGTCTCCCCGGGTGAATCTGGAAAGCGATAGATGGGGGGGCGTGCCAATCTAAATGTGACAACCACTGGTCTTTCTCTGCACCACTGCTATTCTCGTTGATGCCGCCGCCGCCAGAATTTCGTGAGGAGATGACTGCGATTTATGCGGCGCTTGAACAGCGCCCCATCGATCACTCCTGCACGGCGCGCACGCAATGCTGTCAGTTTCAGCTCACCGGTCGCACACCGATGCTGACCAAAGGCGAGGCGCTGTTTGCGGCGATTGGGGTGAAGGCGAGCGGTCGAAAAAAGCTGCCGGATCGCCAGGATGGAGCGTGTCCT carries:
- the dnaK gene encoding molecular chaperone DnaK, with the translated sequence MSKILGIDLGTTNSCMAILDGSEPQVLENSEGARTTPSVVAFTKSGERLVGQAAKRQAVTNSRNTVFSVKRLMGRKFSELTAADKQLPYKVVEAPNGDAHVQVEVGGENKTYSPQEVSAMILAKLKADAEARLGEPITEAVITVPAYFNDSQRNATKAAGEIAGLTVRRIINEPTAASLAYGLDKKSDEKIAVYDLGGGTFDISVLEIGDGVFEVLASDGDTHLGGDDWDNALIQWVIAEFKADTAIDLSSQPDALQRIKEEAEKAKIALSSSQSYDLNLPFITADATGPKHIMKTLTRAKLEQLTDSLFVRTEKPVRDCLAAAKLDASKIDELVLVGGMTRMPKVIETARKLAGKEPHKGVNPDEVVAIGAAIQGGVLRGDVKDVLLLDVTPLTLAIETEGGIATPMIPRNTTIPKRHSQVFSTASDNQPGVEVVVIQGERPMSRDNKNLGNFKLDGIPPMPRGMAQIEVTFDIDANGILHVSAKEKTTGKESKISIAGSSGLSAEEIEKAKKEAELHAEEDKKRKEGVEVKNQAETMVYQVEKSLADLGDKVTTEQKQPILDKVDSLKKAIADNDTAAIKTKNEELTKLFTEAYSQMAGAAGAAPGDMPDIETAAAAAQAQGGKPDNDAVDADFEVVEGEKKA
- a CDS encoding UbiA family prenyltransferase; the encoded protein is MVEYLKICRPDHWLKNVFIVFGHVVAWVLVLDFARDASLITKAFLSLIPACLIASANYILNEILDAPFDAMHPTKRLRGIPAGKVKVVYLWWIKAALIIVAFLLCWWWNMNLGYQFALLLLLISGVVYNVKPLRLKDRAFMDVIAESFNNPIRLWLGYYALVDTNHVPPLSIVLAWWSFGALLMTGKRYAEFRFIGDQELSGRYRRSFKTYTEKSLILAMITYANLFCFCTGIAMAVYPRLNNLVLVFPLIVLAVIAYFHHAMKDDAARLEPEQLLRNPWIILCTLVTGAASLWLLLAETNYAKNVFHFLGPVEW
- a CDS encoding YkgJ family cysteine cluster protein — encoded protein: MPPPPEFREEMTAIYAALEQRPIDHSCTARTQCCQFQLTGRTPMLTKGEALFAAIGVKASGRKKLPDRQDGACPLLGKSGKCMIYQHRPFGCRTHFCQAAGGAFPRKQVADLIQRLDALDEKLKGDGPRPIQGAIAAVLD